One Ananas comosus cultivar F153 linkage group 1, ASM154086v1, whole genome shotgun sequence DNA window includes the following coding sequences:
- the LOC109709030 gene encoding rac-like GTP-binding protein 2, translating to MSATKFIKCVTVGDGAVGKTCMLICYTSNKFPTDYIPTVFDNFSANVSVDGSIVNLGLWDTAGQEDYSRLRPLSYRGADIFVLAFSLISRASYENVLKKWMPELRRFAPNVPIVLVGTKLDLREDKVYLADHPGASIITSAQGEELRKQIGAAAYIECSSKTQQNIKAVFDTAIKVVLQPPRRKEMIPKKKTRRSSGCMSFMCGSVCVA from the exons atgagtgcAACCAAGTTCATAAAATGTGTCACAGTTGGGGATGGGGCAGTGGGGAAAACATGCATGCTCATCTGCTACACCAGCAACAAGTTCCCTACT GATTATATTCCCACTGTATTTGACAATTTCAGTGCTAATGTTTCTGTGGATGGAAGTATTGTCAACTTGGGATTGTGGGACACTGCAG GACAAGAAGATTACAGTAGACTGAGGCCACTTAGCTACAGGGGAGCTGACATTTTTGTGTTGGCTTTCTCTTTGATTAGCAGGGCAAGCTATGAGAATGTTCTCAAGAAG TGGATGCCCGAACTTCGTCGATTTGCACCAAATGTTCCGATCGTTCTCGTGGGAACTAAGCTAG ATCTTCGTGAGGACAAAGTGTATCTCGCCGATCACCCCGGTGCTTCTATTATAACTTCGGCGCAA GGCGAAGAGCTCCGGAAGCAAATAGGAGCTGCCGCGTACATCGAATGCAGCTCAAAAACCCAACAG AACATTAAAGCTGTTTTCGATACGGCGATCAAAGTGGTTCTTCAGCCTCCGCGAAGGAAGGAGATGATTCCGAAGAAAAAGACTAGAAGAAGCTCCGGATGCAT GAGCTTTATGTGCGGAAGCGTGTGCGTCGCGTAG
- the LOC109721687 gene encoding uncharacterized protein LOC109721687, producing MASAAVAAVSSAAGAASVASSASSGAAAAAAAAAAQLRADLIETLLGRRRTLQVPLSVKLGKPVENPMYQGNTALVSREVMESCPRENVEGFEDRLVEENLYLITEEGEQGRLPVLILSMKEASSQRRPAIVFLHSSYKCKEWLRPLLEAYASRGYIAIAIDSRYHGERARNSTTYQDALVSAWKNGDTMPFIFDTVWDLIKLADYLVQREDIDPVKIGITGESLGGMHAWLAAAADTRYTVVVPIIGVQGFRWALDSNKWQARVDSIKPVFEEARIDLQKDVIDTEVVEKVWDRIAPGLASQFDAPFTIPAIAPRPLLILNGADDPRCPIAGLESPHSRALEAYNEASCPENFKMVAEPGVGHKMTSLMVKEASDWFDKFLKQ from the exons AtggcctccgccgccgtcgccgccgtctcctccgccgccggcgctgCATccgtcgcctcctccgcctcttccggcgccgccgccgcagccgccgccgccgccgcccagctCCGAGCCGATCTCATCGAAACCCTCCTCGGTCGGAGACGAACCCTCCaag TCCCTCTTTCTGTGAAGCTTGGAAAGCCTGTGGAGAATCCAATGTATCAAGGAAACACTGCTCTTGTTTCAAGGGAG GTAATGGAATCCTGTCCGAGGGAAAATGTGGAAGGATTCGAGGATAGATTGGTGGAGGAAAATTTATACTTGATTACTGAG GAAGGAGAGCAAGGTCGTCTCCCTGTGTTAATCTTAAGCATGAAGGAAGCTAGTTCCCAAAGAAGGCCAGCTATTGTGTTTTTGCATAGCTCTTACAAATGTAAGGAATGGTTGAGACCATTACTTGAG GCGTATGCTTCAAGGGGATATATAGCTATTGCCATCGATTCCCGATACCATGGGGAAAGGGCCAGAAACTCAACAACATACCAAGAT GCTCTTGTGTCAGCCTGGAAAAATGGTGATACTATGCCTTTCATCTTTGACACG GTCTGGGACCTGATTAAATTGGCCGACTATCTTGTACAAAGGGAGGACATCGATCCTGTTAAGATTGGGATCACGGGTGAATCACTTGGAG GGATGCATGCATGGCTTGCTGCAGCAGCTGACACCCGCTATACTGTGGTTGTTCCTATTATTGGCGTTCAG GGTTTTCGATGGGCTTTGGATAGCAACAAATGGCAGGCTCGAGTTGATAGTATAAAACCTGTGTTTGAAG AGGCACGGATTGATCTGCAAAAAGATGTGATTGATACAGAAGTTGTTGAGAAG GTATGGGATCGAATTGCCCCTGGTCTAGCCTCACAGTTTGATGCGCCATTCACAATTCCTGCCATCGCCCCACGCCCTCTGCTCATTTTGAATG GTGCCGACGATCCTCGCTGTCCAATCGCCGGTCTAGAAAGTCCTCATTCGCGAGCTCTTGAGGCTTATAATGAGGCCAGTTGCCCTGAAAATTTCAAG ATGGTAGCAGAGCCTGGGGTTGGGCATAAGATGACTAGTTTGATGGTGAAGGAAGCAAGTGACTGGTTTGACAAGTTTCTTAAGCAGTAA